In Odontesthes bonariensis isolate fOdoBon6 chromosome 22, fOdoBon6.hap1, whole genome shotgun sequence, one genomic interval encodes:
- the pmchl gene encoding pro-melanin-concentrating hormone, like produces the protein MRQSLMSVIFAAALLFECYALSAALPMGKTEEGSLEEEAFTSLLSDQATENGLGDADLAPWTKSRAPRVIVIAADPSLWRDLRVLHNGLSAYKRTADDNSQSTAGQQLNIPILRRDAMRCMVGRVYRPCWEV, from the coding sequence ATGAGACAGTCGCTCATGTCGGTCATCTTCGCCGCCGCTCTCTTGTTCGAGTGCTACGCGCTGTCAGCAGCATTACCCATGGGCAAGACTGAAGAAGGATCCTTGGAGGAGGAGGCTTTCACCTCGCTTCTGAGCGATCAGGCCACAGAAAACGGCCTTGGCGACGCAGATCTGGCCCCGTGGACCAAATCCAGAGCGCCGAGGGTGATCGTCATCGCTGCTGATCCGAGCCTTTGGAGGGACCTGCGAGTGCTGCACAACGGACTGTCCGCCTACAAGCGCACGGCTGACGACAACAGCCAGTCCACCGCTGGACAGCAGCTGAACATCCCCATCCTGAGGAGGGACGCCATGAGGTGCATGGTGGGACGGGTGTACCGGCCCTGCTGGGAGGTCTAG
- the LOC142372574 gene encoding tripartite motif-containing protein 16-like, which produces MAQKGVQLDRERFSCSICLDLLKDPVTISCGHSYCMSCIKGHWDGEDQKGIHSCPQCRKTFIPRPVLGKNTMLADLVEQLKKTGLRAAPADHCYAGAEDVACDVCSGRKLKAVKSCLSCLASYCEEHLQPHYDVAPFRKHKLVEPSNKLQENICSDHGEVMKIFCRTDQKCICYLCLMDDHKGHDTVSAAAERTERQRELEGSRQQIQQRIQDAEKDVKLLQQELEAIHRSADKTEEHSQKIFSQLIRLLQKRSSDVKQQIRSQQEAEGSRVKELQEKLEQEITELKRKDAELKQLSHTEDHSQFLHSCPSVAALRGATHSSSIQIRPLRHFEDVTAAVSELREKLQDILREEWTNISLRVADVDVLLPQPEPTSRAGFLRYSCEITLDPNTAHRYLLLSEGNRKVTRMEQPQSYSDHPDRFTGCQQVLSRESLTGRCYWEVEMGGRGVGVAVAYKNIRRAGGWNECGFGFNDKSWSLDCGPHSSTFRYNNKETSISGPRASRVGVYLDHRAGILSFYSVSGTMTLLHRVQTTFTQPLYAGIRLYYSSYGASAEFV; this is translated from the coding sequence atggcgcagaaaggagttcagctggaccGAGAACGCTTCTCCTGTTCGAtctgcctggatctgctgaaggatccggtgactatttcctgtggacacagctactgcatgagCTGTATTAAAGGccactgggatggagaggatcagaaggggatccacagctgccctcagtgcaggaaaACCTTCATACCGAGGCCTGTCCTGGGGAAaaacaccatgttagctgatttagtggagcagctgaagaagactggactccgtgctgctcctgctgatcactgctatgctggagctgaagatgtggcctgtgatgtctgctctgggaggaagctgaaagccgttaagtcctgtttatcctgcctggcctcttactgtgaggaacaccttcagcctcattatgatgtggctccattcaggaaacacaagctggtggagccctccaacaagctccaggagaacatctgctctgatcacggtgaggtgatgaagattttCTGCCGTACCgatcagaagtgcatctgttatctctgcttaATGGATGatcataaaggccacgacacagtgtcagctgcagcagaaaggactgagaggcagagagagctggaggggagtcggcagcagatccagcagagaatccaggacgcagagaaagatgtgaagctgcttcagcaggagctggaggccatccatcggtctgctgataaaacagaggagcacagccagaagatcttcagccagctgatccgtctcctccagaaaagaagctctgatgtgaagcagcagatcagatcccagcaggaagccgaagggagtcgagtcaaagagcttcaggagaagctggagcaggagatcactgagctgaagaggaaagatgctgagctgaagcagctctcacacacagaggatcacagccagtttctgcacagctgcccctcagtggcagcactcaggggggctacacactcatccagcatccagatccgtcctctgaggcactttgaggatgtgacagcagctgtgtcagagctcagagagaaactacaggacatcctgagagaggaatggaccaacatctcactgagagtcgctgacgtggatgttttactgccaCAGCCAGAACCAAcgagcagagctggattcttaagatattcatgtgaaatcacactggatccaaacacagcacacagatatctgttactgtcagaggggaacagaaaagtgacaagaATGGAACAGCCTCAGTCTtattctgatcatccagacagattcactggATGTCagcaggtcctgagcagagagagtctgactggacgttgttactgggaggtggagatgggaGGGAGAGGAGTTggtgtagcagtcgcatacaagaacatccgCAGAGCAGGAGGGTGGAATGAATGTGGATttggatttaatgacaaatcttggtcATTAGATTGTGGCCCACACAGTTCTACATTTAGGTACAACAACaaggaaacctccatctcaggtcctcgggcctccagagtgggagtgtacctggatcacagagcaggtattctgtccttctacagcgtctctggaaccatgactctcctccacagagtgcagaccacattcactcagcctcTCTATGCTGGGATCAGGctttattattcttcttatGGAGCCTCagcagagtttgtgtaa
- the LOC142372637 gene encoding tripartite motif-containing protein 16-like, translating to MAQKGVQLDRERFSCSICLDLLKDPVTISCGHSYCMSCIKGHWDGEDQKGIHSCPQCRKTFIPRPVLGKNTMLADLVEQLKKTGLRAAPADHCYAGAEDVACDVCSGRKLKAVKSCLSCLASYCEEHLQPHYDVAPFRKHKLVEPSNKLQENICSDHGEVMKIFCRTDQKCICYLCLMDDHKGHDTVSAAAERTERQRELEGSRQQIQQRIQDAEKDVKLLQQELEAIDRSADKTEEHSQKIFSQLIRLLQKRSSDVKQQIRSQQEAEGSRVKELQEKLEQEITELKRKDAELKQLSHTEDHSQFLHSWPSVAALRGATHSSSIQIRPLRHFEDVTAAVSKLREKLQDILREEWTNISLRVADVDVLLPQPEPTSRAGFLRYSCEITLDPNTAHRYLLLSEGNRKVTYMKHLQSYSDYPDRFTNRSQVLSRESLTGRCYWEVEMRGEYVGVAVAYKNISRTGGWTECGFGFNDKSWALDCSSNSYTFMYNNIKTSISGPRASRVGVYLDHRAGILSFYSVSGTMTLLHRVQTTFTQMLYAGIWLNYDSYGSSAELCKVK from the coding sequence atggcgcagaaaggagttcagctggaccGAGAACGCTTCTCCTGTTCGAtctgcctggatctgctgaaggatccggtgactatttcctgtggacacagctactgcatgagCTGTATTAAAGGccactgggatggagaggatcagaaggggatccacagctgccctcagtgcaggaaaACCTTCATACCGAGGCCTGTCCTGGGGAAaaacaccatgttagctgatttagtggagcagctgaagaagactggactccgtgctgctcctgctgatcactgctatgctggagctgaagatgtggcctgtgatgtctgctctgggaggaagctgaaagccgttaagtcctgtttatcctgcctggcctcttactgtgaggaacaccttcagcctcattatgatgtggctccattcaggaaacacaagctggtggagccctccaacaagctccaggagaacatctgctctgatcacggtgaggtgatgaagattttCTGCCGTACCgatcagaagtgcatctgttatctctgcttaATGGATGatcataaaggccacgacacagtgtcagctgcagcagaaaggactgagaggcagagagagctggaggggagtcggcagcagatccagcagagaatccaggacgcagagaaagatgtgaagctgcttcagcaggagctggaggccatcgatcgctctgctgataaaacagaggagcacagccagaagatcttcagccagctgatccgtctcctccagaaaagaagctctgatgtgaagcagcagatcagatcccagcaggaagccgaagggagtcgagtcaaagagcttcaggagaagctggagcaggagatcactgagctgaagaggaaagatgctgagctgaagcagctctcacacacagaggatcacagccagtttctgcacagctggccctcagtggcagcactcaggggggctacacactcatccagcatccagatccgtcctctgaggcactttgaggatgtgacagcagctgtgtcaaagctcagagagaaactacaggacatcctgagagaggaatggaccaacatctcactgagagtcgctgacgtggatgttttactgccaCAGCCAGAACCAAcgagcagagctggattcttaagatattcatgtgaaatcacactggatccaaacacagcacacagatatctgttactgtcagaggggaacagaaaagtgacatatATGAAACATCTTCAGTCTTATTCTGATtatccagacagattcactaaCAGGtctcaggtcctgagcagagagagtctgactggacgttgttactgggaggtggagatgagaggagaATATGTTggtgtagcagtcgcatacaagaacatcagcagaacaGGAGGATGGACTGAATGTGGATttggatttaatgacaaatcttgggcattaGATTGTTCCTCAAACAGTTATACATTTATGtacaacaacattaaaacctccatctcaggtccccgggcctccagagtgggagtgtacctggatcacagagcaggtattctgtccttctacagcgtctctggaaccatgactctcctccacagagtccagaccacattcactcagatGCTCTATGCTGGGATCTGGCTTAATTATGATTCTTATGGATCCTCAGCAGAGTtgtgtaaagtgaaataa
- the LOC142372620 gene encoding tripartite motif-containing protein 16-like has product MAQKGVQLDRERFSCSICLDLLKDPVTISCGHSYCMSCIKGHWDGEDQKGIHSCPQCRKTFIPRPVLGKNTMLADLVEQLKKTGLRAAPADHCYAGAEDVACDVCSGRKLKAVKSCLSCLASYCEEHLQPHYDVAPFRKHKLVEPSNKLQENICSDHGEVMKIFCRTDQKCICYLCLMDDHKGHDTVSAAAERTERQRELEGSRQQIQQRIQDAEKDVKLLQQELEAIDRSADKTEEHSQKIFSQLIRLLQKRSSDVKQQIRSQQEAEGSRVKELQEKLEQEITELKRKDAELKQLSHTEDHSQFLHSWPSVAALRGATHSSSIQIRPLRHFEDVTAAVSKLREKLQDILREEWTNISLRVADVDVLLPQPEPTSRAGFLRYSCEITLDPNTAHRYLLLSEGNRKVTYMKHLQSYSDYPDRFTNRSQVLSRESLTGRCYWEVEMGEKGVVVAVAYKNISRAGGGYECGFGFNDKSWSLDCYSGRYTFMYNNKGTSISGPLASRVGVYLDHRAGILSFYSVSGTMTLLHRVQTTFTQPLCAGIRMIYSGASAELCKVK; this is encoded by the coding sequence atggcgcagaaaggagttcagctggaccGAGAACGCTTCTCCTGTTCGAtctgcctggatctgctgaaggatccggtgactatttcctgtggacacagctactgcatgagCTGTATTAAAGGccactgggatggagaggatcagaaggggatccacagctgccctcagtgcaggaaaACCTTCATACCGAGGCCTGTCCTGGGGAAaaacaccatgttagctgatttagtggagcagctgaagaagactggactccgtgctgctcctgctgatcactgctatgctggagctgaagatgtggcctgtgatgtctgctctgggaggaagctgaaagccgttaagtcctgtttatcctgcctggcctcttactgtgaggaacaccttcagcctcattatgatgtggctccattcaggaaacacaagctggtggagccctccaacaagctccaggagaacatctgctctgatcacggtgaggtgatgaagattttCTGCCGTACCgatcagaagtgcatctgttatctctgcttaATGGATGatcataaaggccacgacacagtgtcagctgcagcagaaaggactgagaggcagagagagctggaggggagtcggcagcagatccagcagagaatccaggacgcagagaaagatgtgaagctgcttcagcaggagctggaggccatcgatcgctctgctgataaaacagaggagcacagccagaagatcttcagccagctgatccgtctcctccagaaaagaagctctgatgtgaagcagcagatcagatcccagcaggaagccgaagggagtcgagtcaaagagcttcaggagaagctggagcaggagatcactgagctgaagaggaaagatgctgagctgaagcagctctcacacacagaggatcacagccagtttctgcacagctggccctcagtggcagcactcaggggggctacacactcatccagcatccagatccgtcctctgaggcactttgaggatgtgacagcagctgtgtcaaagctcagagagaaactacaggacatcctgagagaggaatggaccaacatctcactgagagtcgctgacgtggatgttttactgccaCAGCCAGAACCAAcgagcagagctggattcttaagatattcatgtgaaatcacactggatccaaacacagcacacagatatctgttactgtcagaggggaacagaaaagtgacatatATGAAACATCTTCAGTCTTATTCTGATtatccagacagattcactaaCAGGtctcaggtcctgagcagagagagtctgactggacgttgttactgggaggtggagatgggaGAGAAAGGAGTTGttgtagcagtcgcatacaagaacatcagcagagcaggaggaGGGTATGAATGTGGATttggatttaatgacaaatcttggtcATTAGATTGTTACTCAGGCAGGTATACATTTATGTACAACAACAAGGgaacctccatctcaggtcctctggcctccagagtgggagtgtacctggatcacagagcaggtattctgtccttctacagcgtctctggaaccatgactctcctccacagagtgcagaccacattcactcagccgctctgtgcTGGGATCAGGATGATTTATTCTGGAGCCTCAGCAGAGTtgtgtaaagtgaaataa